The following proteins come from a genomic window of Phoenix dactylifera cultivar Barhee BC4 unplaced genomic scaffold, palm_55x_up_171113_PBpolish2nd_filt_p 002165F, whole genome shotgun sequence:
- the LOC103720022 gene encoding uncharacterized protein LOC103720022 gives MAMTLADLCHCHRIPRSSDVSIGLALFLVVLSVVCGLFTFVLCLAAEGSRTEATRYILSNWGHGSDASECIYDASGLRPLAFAVGAFLLLVVAMFAELAYMLVVITSPQPPTLVIPSPAPSTVMLTSTSRIRTLAGQARFLFLATWISFAIAEVLLMFGMAVESSHICQWTKPRSSCHVVRPGLFAAAGVLGFLTVLLGIALYRTQTWHQYAHRRPTPSAPPAQ, from the exons ATGGCCATGACGCTTGCTGATTTGTGCCACTGCCACAGAATCCCCCGGAGCTCCGACGTCAGCATCGGGCTGGCCTTGTTCCTCGTGGTTCTATCCGTGGTTTGTGGCCTCTTCACCTTTGTCTTATGCCTCGCTGCCGAGGGCTCTAGGACTGAG GCCACCCGGTATATCCTGAGCAACTGGGGTCATGGCAGCGACGCATCTGAGTGCATCTACGACGCCAGTGGTCTCCGACCACTGGCGTTTGCTGTGGGTGCATTCCTGTTGCTTGTGGTGGCCATGTTCGCAGAACTTGCCTACATGTTGGTTGTCATCACAAGTCCTCAACCGCCGACATTGGTAATACCCTCGCCAGCTCCATCAACGGTAATGCTAACCTCGACATCACGCATAAGAACTCTTGCAGGGCAGGCCCGTTTCCTTTTTCTCGCAACTTG GATCAGTTTTGCCATTGCTGAGGTGCTTCTGATGTTTGGTATGGCCGTGGAATCAAGTCATATATGCCAATGGACAAAGCCAAGGTCCAGCTGCCATGTAGTTCGACCAGGGTTATTTGCAGCAGCAGGAGTTCTTGGATTTCTAACGGTCCTCCTTGGAATCGCCCTGTATCGGACACAAACATGGCACCAATATGCGCACAGGCGCCCAACACCAAGCGCACCGCCAGCACAGTGA